One region of Arvicola amphibius chromosome 3, mArvAmp1.2, whole genome shotgun sequence genomic DNA includes:
- the Ankrd34c gene encoding ankyrin repeat domain-containing protein 34C, with protein MMDDDTELRTDGNSLLKAVWLGRLRLTRLLMEGGAYINESNDKGETALMVACITKHVDQQSISKSRMVKYLLDNRADPNIQDKSGKTALIHACIRRAGGEVVSLLLENGADPSLEDRTGASALVYAINADDKDALKHLLDACKAKGKEVIIITTDKSSSGTKTTKQYLNVPPSPKVEDRQSPSLCASPSDIELKAPGLGSPPSEKDDDFFILQTGHQSGCSTSKALNEPGSPTRKVSSLKRARLPQLKRLQSEPWGLIAPSVLAASTRQDENHVTSTDNEVIRSINDMSFPKRGPLSRANSIDSKDSTLFPTVQEQVLKVPTSVPATWKAAFEKGQAPHSRLARRGTLPVDQEKSGMCPPGSTALKDPASLKLLENDLYDLDIQPGADPPNSMSIESSKGPLDRKKLNSSHLSLFHGSRECLDAVPSTSPSSARRRPPHLLERRGSGTLLLDRIAHTRPGFLPPLNVNSNPPIPDIRTSSKPASPLAGGLKTMVPVAPSSPKRVDLRSKKKLLRRHSMQIEQMKQLSDFEEIMT; from the coding sequence ATGATGGATGACGACACTGAGTTGAGGACTGATGGAAACTCCCTCTTAAAAGCCGTGTGGTTGGGGAGGCTCCGGCTGACCAGACTCCTCATGGAAGGGGGAGCATATATCAACGAGAGCAATGACAAAGGTGAAACAGCTCTCATGGTGGCATGCATTACCAAACATGTGGACCAGCAAAGCATTAGCAAGTCTAGGATGGTGAAGTATCTGCTGGACAATAGGGCAGACCCCAATATCCAGGATAAGTCTGGCAAGACTGCACTCATCCATGCTTGCATCCGACGAGCTGGGGGAGAAGTAGTGTCCTTACTCCTGGAGAATGGAGCAGACCCCAGTCTTGAGGATCGCACTGGGGCTTCAGCTCTGGTTTATGCAATAAATGCAGATGACAAGGATGCACTGAAGCATCTCCTCGATGCCTGCAAGGCCAAAGGTAAGGAAGTGATTATTATAACAACAGACAAATCATCTTCAGGCACAAAAACCACCAAGCAGTATCTCAATGTCCCTCCATCACCCAAAGTGGAAGATAGACAGTCACCGTCACTGTGTGCATCTCCTTCTGACATTGAATTGAAGGCTCCCGGTTTGGGTTCTCCACCCAGTGAGAAGGACGATGATTTCTTCATCCTCCAAACAGGACACCAAAGTGGCTGTAGTACTTCTAAGGCCCTTAATGAGCCTGGATCACCCACCAGGAAAGTGTCTAGCCTTAAAAGGGCCCGCTTGCCCCAGCTGAAGAGGCTCCAGTCTGAACCCTGGGGCTTGATTGCTCCTTCTGTGCTGGCAGCCTCCACACGCCAGGATGAAAACCATGTCACAAGCACAGACAATGAGGTCATCAGGAGCATCAATGACATGTCTTTCCCTAAAAGGGGTCCCCTCTCCAGAGCCAACAGCATTGACAGTAAAGACTCCACCCTCTTCCCCACAGTCCAGGAACAAGTTCTGAAAGTTCCAACCTCAGTACCAGCTACCTGGAAAGCAGCTTTTGAGAAAGGCCAGGCTCCCCATTCACGCCTCGCCAGGAGAGGAACGCTTCCTGTTGACCAAGAGAAGAGTGGGATGTGTCCACCAGGATCGACAGCTCTGAAAGATCCAGCATCTCTCAAGCTGTTGGAAAATGACCTCTATGATTTAGATATACAGCCAGGGGCTGACCCACCCAACTCTATGTCCATTGAGTCAAGCAAAGGACCTTTAGACAGAAAGAAGCTCAACAGCTCACACTTGTCCCTTTTCCATGGCTCTCGGGAGTGCCTGGATGCTGTACCCAGCACATCGCCCAGCTCAGCGCGTCGCAGGCCCCCTCATCTTTTAGAAAGAAGAGGTTCGGGAACACTCTTATTAGACCGCATTGCTCACACGAGGCCTGGCTttcttccccctttaaatgtgaaTTCAAACCCACCAATCCCAGATATCAGAACCAGTAGCAAACCAGCTTCCCCACTTGCTGGTGGCTTAAAAACTATGGTTCCTGTTGCTCCAAGTTCACCAAAGAGAGTTGACTTGAGAAGTAAAAAGAAACTCCTTCGAAGGCATTCTATGCAGATTGAACAGATGAAACAGCTCTCTGACTTTGAAGAAATCATGACCTAG